ACAGGCTGTCCGCCGCGAATGCTGCGCCGAGCAGAGCAAGAAACGCTCCGATCCCCACAGCGACGGTTTCAACTCCAAATTTCATAAATGACCCCCAATTAGGCAGCTTGTCCGTGCGGGCAGGACTCACGGTCCTACCGATCAGAACGGCTTATTTCAAAATGTGTCCAGATATTCCTTGATCTCGATCAATGCACCAGTTGACCTTTCGACGCATATCTCTCCGTTATGCAGAACGTCTGTTTGACAATAGCCAATTCGACCGAACCCCACCAGCGAGGGTCTAACACATGGACTGGCAGGAGGTTTTGATGAACCAGCCGGCTGCGCTTGATTTGATTGATGAATCGGCCCGTTTCTTCAGCGAACCAGCCGGTGATCCGCTGGTTGCATTGGAAAAAGCTCACCTGACACAGCTTACGCTTTGCGACATGCTGGAGCAGATCGCTGATTCGATCCCGGGACAGATCAACCGTGAAGTCTGCAGCCGGCTCGCAGCCGGATTGCTACCGCTGATTCGAGACATCCATCAGTTTGAAGAGGAAATACTCTATCCACAGGCGCTTGATCGCCTGGGGACGGCACCCGAGATCGAATCAACCATCAGACGATTGCGATACGAGCACTGCGAAGACGAGTGCTTTGCCGAGGAGCTGGCCGACGCCCTCTATGAACTCGGGACAGGCAAGGCCCCGCGCAACCCAGAAGCCATCGGCTACATGCTTCGCGGTTTCTTTGAAGCGATGCGCCGTCATATCGCCTTCGAGCACGAACACCTTGTGCGCCTGCTGCGGCAGACGGCAACGGATGGCCAGCAAGGTTTGGTAACCGGCTAGAACAAGCTAGTCGCCACGCGGCAGCACCAGATTGGCGCGCCCGAAATTGATCACCGTGCGATCCGGGTCGATACGCCCGTCAATCTCAATCAAAGCGAGTTGTGCCGTACCCCGGTCACCCGGAAGAACGAATACCAGTGGCTTCGACAGGCTCTCATCCTGGGACGCCCTTGCCTTCTCCAGCAGAGCCGCCGACGCGATCTCCCACGCGTCGCCATCATAGGCAATGATCAGCTTGCCCCCTTCGACGATGATGGCGGGCCTCTCTCTGCCGGCGGGCAGGCCGCCCGTCCAACCGTCACCGAAGCGATGCACGCCGGAAAGGATGGCATCGGCGCCGGAGTTGAGTTCTATGGGATATTGCGCGGAAAAATAAACGGGAATCGGGTGTCCGCTTTCGGCCGTCCCGGTTGCGGAGCGGACAAAGTTGAGAACCTGCAATGTCGCATTCAACCGGGCCTGCCGGGTATCGCCCTCAAACGGGTTCTCGGGATGGCCATCAAACCACGATGCGAGAAGATCAAGGCGTCCGGCCCGCGAAAGCAACGTGACAATGGAATACCCTTCGTTAGAAACAGCCGGATCGAATTGTGCCTCGTGATCGATCTTGCCGTTTTCCAGATGTCCTGCCTCTTCCATGAGCGATGCAAGCCGCGAAAACTGGCTCTGAACCGTCATCGACACCGCACCCCAGGGACCGAACGAGGCCGCGACGAGCAGAATTGCAAGGGACCCTACAATGAAACGCGGCCGGACGGCCGACGGGCGAACCGAGCGCCACAACAGGGTCAAAAGCAGCCAGATGCCGACAATCGCCAGCCCGTAGCGCTCAGGTGTAAGGCCGTAATCGCTAACCCGCCGATAAAGCCCGATTGCCAATAGGCACAGAGGCACGATAAGCAGGAAAAACCAAAGCCTGCCAAAGGTTCCAAGAAGCCTGGATCCCGATTCTGCCCACGGCTTGGCGA
This portion of the Hoeflea prorocentri genome encodes:
- a CDS encoding hemerythrin domain-containing protein, with amino-acid sequence MNQPAALDLIDESARFFSEPAGDPLVALEKAHLTQLTLCDMLEQIADSIPGQINREVCSRLAAGLLPLIRDIHQFEEEILYPQALDRLGTAPEIESTIRRLRYEHCEDECFAEELADALYELGTGKAPRNPEAIGYMLRGFFEAMRRHIAFEHEHLVRLLRQTATDGQQGLVTG
- a CDS encoding DUF4153 domain-containing protein, with translation MVRSNRLGRLLPDLSQTLYRFPVPVAFSVSVFIIGTLQIAGVISPGSIYEPNDHSHRLFAEPLYGALASAFLASGAAHLYAESRHWNAVRGIAVAVATGLIATAPFWLAAALNMTVLFMFWMPGLVLCVMVAGYLSNNDDNAMWMFNARLAMAIVLAVIVALVFFLGLAAVVESVEYLFAVNFGSDSMSYLICAAVTLVGPLFGLSMVSSDLDESFDPQLESGLLISGSRLLLNYLLVPLVLVYVAILYLYAGRILLEWDLPRGQIGLMVLLFSIGGTAVWLIAKPWAESGSRLLGTFGRLWFFLLIVPLCLLAIGLYRRVSDYGLTPERYGLAIVGIWLLLTLLWRSVRPSAVRPRFIVGSLAILLVAASFGPWGAVSMTVQSQFSRLASLMEEAGHLENGKIDHEAQFDPAVSNEGYSIVTLLSRAGRLDLLASWFDGHPENPFEGDTRQARLNATLQVLNFVRSATGTAESGHPIPVYFSAQYPIELNSGADAILSGVHRFGDGWTGGLPAGRERPAIIVEGGKLIIAYDGDAWEIASAALLEKARASQDESLSKPLVFVLPGDRGTAQLALIEIDGRIDPDRTVINFGRANLVLPRGD